Genomic DNA from Acidimicrobiia bacterium:
TGCGCGTCCAATCGTCGACGCGATCGGCCGTGCCGAACCGGTCGGCAAGCAGGATCGCCCGGTCGAGCGCGACCCAGCACATGAGCTTGGAGTACAGGAAGTCGCGCGGCGCGCCCCGCACTTCCCAGATTCCCTGGTCCTGCTCGTACCAGCGTGCCGCGGCGGTGTCGGCCAGATCGGCGAGGAACTGCCGAGTGGACGGCGCCAAGCGATCGAGCTGCTCCGGCAACCGGTACACCGCGTCGAGCAGCTCGCCGTAGACGTCGAGCTGACGCTGATTCCAGGCACCGTTCCCCACGCGCACCGGCGCGCTGTTGCGCCAACCCGCGAGATGTGGCAACTCGCGCTCGGTGAGGTCGCGCTCGCCGCCGATGCCGAACATGATCTGCAGGTCGCCACCGCGACGCACGAGTGACGCGGCCGCCCCCGACATGAAGTCGAAGAACTTGTCGGCCTCGTCGGGACACGCCGCCACCCAGAGGGCTTGGATGGTGAAGCTCGCGTCGCGCACCCATGCGTAGCGGTAGTCCCAATTTCGCGAGCCGCCCGGTGTCTCCGGCAGCGAGGTGGTGGGCGCCGCACAGATCGCGCCGGTCGGGAAGTAGGTGAGCGCGTAGAGCACGCGCCCGCTGTGGTGCACGAGATCGTGCCACGGTCCCTCGTAGGCCTGGTGGAGCTCCGACCATGTGTGCCACGCGGCGGCGGTGTCGGCGAGGCGCTCGGCGATCTCGTCGCTCGGCCAGAGACGAGGAGGGTCCTCAGAGGTGGTCTTGTGCTCGAGTGCGAACAGCACCGTCTCGTCCTCGCGGACGGTGAACGTCGCTCGGGCAGAGCTCTCGTCGACCGCGAGGGGAACTGACGAGCCCAGCGCGAGCACATCCGCCCCACCGCGCGCGGTGACACCACCGTCGACCAGGTCGAGCAGCGGGTGGATCAACCCGTACTCCGGTCGCGGCGCGTACGTCATCGCGACTTCGGTCTCGCCGCTCACGCCGGTGATTCGCCGCAGGAGCGCGGAAGGCGCGTCGGCACCGAGCTCATGGCCGCGTTCGTTCCGTCCGACGGCAAGCGCATCCACGAGCGTCACGGTGCCCGTCGCCGTGCGAAACGTGGTCTCGAGCACCATCGTGTCGTCGACGTAGCGCCGACTCACCTCGGAGTCGGCGGTCGGGTGGATCGACCAGTGGCCGGCGCGCTCGTCGAGGATCCGCCCGAACACCGACGGGCTGTCGAACCGCGGGAAGCACAACCAGTCGACGGAGCCGTCGCGGCTCACGAGGGCAGCAGAATGGCAATCCGACAGCAGCGCGTAGTCCGCGATCGGCGGTTGGCTCACGAGGGGCCCATCTCCTTCCATGCGTCGGTGAGCACGGTTCGCAGCGTGGCTTCGATGAAGTCGAATTCAGCCGGTCCCGCGATGAGCGGCGGCGCGAGCTGCACGATCGGGTGACCGCGGTCGTCGGTGCGACAGATCAGGCCGGCCTCGTAGAAACGCGGTGCCAGGTAGCCCCGAAGCAAGCGTTCGCGCTCGTCCTTGGGGAACGTCTCCTTCGTGGCCTGGTCGCGCACGAGCTCGATTGCCCAGAAGTAGCCGCCACCGCGTACATCACCGACGATCGGGATGTCGCGAAGACGCTCGAGCCGCGCCTGGAGCTCGGGTTCGTGCGTACGCACGTTGTCGAGCACGCGCTCCTGTTCGAACACGTCGAGGTTCGCGAGAGCGACCGCGCAGCTCACCGGATGGCCCGCAAAGGTGATGCCGTGCAGGAACGAGGAGTCGGGCTCGGCGAGGAACGGCTCGGCGAGCGCGTCGCGACAGATCACCGCGCCCAACGGCGAGTAGCCGCTGGTGAGGCCCTTCGCGCAGGTGATCATGTCGGGCAGGTAGTCGTAACGCTCGCAGCCGAACATCTCACCGAGCCGACCGAACGCACAGATCACCTCGTCGGAGACGAGCAGCACCCCGTACTTGTCGCAGATCTCACGTACCCGCTGGAAGTAGCCCTCGGGAGGGACGAAGCAGCCCCCACCGTTCTGCAGGGGCTCGAGGAACACCGCGGCGACCGTGTCGGGACCTTCGAAGAGGATGCGCGCTTCGATCGCGTCAGTCACATCGAGCATGAAGGCTTTCTCGTCGTCGCCGTGCGGATGCCGGTACCGGTTGGTGTTGGGAACGTGCGACGCACCAGGGGTGAGCGGCTCGAACGGGGTGCGCAATGCCGGGATGCCGGTGATCGCGAGCGCGCCGAGGGTTGTGCCGTGGTACGCGATCTCGCGCGCGATCACCTTGTGGCGTTGTCCTTGCCCGATGGCGCGGAAGTACTGCCGTGCGAGCTTCCAGGCCGACTCGACTGCCTCGGACCCGCCGCTCGTGAAGAAGACGCGATTGAGGTCGCCCGGCGCGAGCTCAGCGACCCGCGCCGCGAGCTCGATCGCGGGCGGGTGCGCGTAGTTCCAGATCGGGAAGTACGCGAGCTGTTCCGCCTGCCGGCGGGCCGCTTCCGCAAGGTCGGCACGACCGTGTCCTACCTGCACGGCGAACAGGCCGGACAACCCGTCGAAGAGACGCTTCCCCGTCGCGTCCCACACGTAGCAGCCCTCGCCGCGCGTGATGATGTTGACGGGATGGTTGTCGTCGTACGCGCCGAGTCGCGCGAAGTGCATCCAGAGATGACGACGTGCAAGCTCGCCGAGCTCGTCCGGGGTGCGCGCGCTGGTCAAGCTGGGGATTCTACGGCTCGAGTTCAGATGCGCGTAGGGTGTGCGCCGTGTACTACGGAATCGGGATCTTCGCCTTTGTCGCCATCCTCTGCATCGTCGCCTACTTCGTCATGATGAAGCGGCGCCGCGAGTACGAGAAGGGCGAGTAGCGAGGGCTACCCGGCCGACCTCGCTGCCGCAGTCGGGCTCGTGTACACCACGTTCACGTCGGTGTAACCGAGCCGGCCAAGGAACCCCTGCAGCATCTTCGTCGTGTTGCGTTCCGCGCGCTGGACGAGGTGACTGTGCCTCGCGGCTGTACCCAGCTTGTCCTGCGCGAGCACATAGAAGCGCTGCTCACTGGTGGGGTTGTCGCTGAAGATTCCGCCCAAGCGGTTCACGATGCCGCGTTCGCGACCGACGACGCGACTGGTCTTGGGGTCGATGACCGCAGGATTGACTCGCGGTTCGGGCAGTGTGATCGTGACGGCGCCGTCGCCGCGCGGCTGCACCGCACCGGTCGAGAGCGCCGAGAAGTCGACCGTGGCGTCGACCGTCCCGTTCGCGAGGAACGTGGTGCGCTCGCCGGCGATGAACGAGGGCAGGATCGACACGTCGTCCTCGACGTCGATCGTCTGCTGGAAACGTGCCTGAGCAGCCGAGTACGACGACAGGTTGTTGAGCTCTTTGAGCAAGGCGGGGGACGAACGGTCGACGCTCGACGTGGCGAAGGGATTGCCGATGTCGAGGATTCCGGTGAGCACTCCGGCGATCGCCAGCACGCCGACGGCCAGGGCACCGACGACCACGAGCGACACGATGGAGCTGAGGCGGGGTCGGCGGCGGCGGCCACCGTCCGCCACGACCCGCACGGTGACCTCTTGATTCGATTGATCGGGGCCGGCGGACGGGTGAGTGCTGTCCTTGAGCAGGGTGGGCATGGTTCTCCTGGGGTCGAGGCGCGACACGATGCGCGCTGCGTTCGGATGACTAACGATCCCCGACCCCTGGTCAGTTCCACAGTCGAAGAGCCGCTTGAAATCTCTGCATGCTGGTGTGTCAAGAAAAATCAATGGCGCTCTTGACGATTGAGGCCCAAGTCGTGATCACACAGGTGTAGTTCTCACGGAGCATGCGCGCGCTACGTGGTATTTGCTTGACCTGGCGAGGTATCCTGCTATCGAATGCGTCGAGACCGTCGTCAAGCGCACCCCCGAGACTCGGAGACGCGACTGTGACCCAAGCACTCTTCTTCGACTTCGTCGAAAAGCGCGTGATTGTGCCCCAGCCGCAGATCCCGGCCAACGACGAGCGACCCGCACCCATGCCAGAGGTGTCAACAAACCCTTAGCATTGTCCCCGTGCGGGTAGATTGGGCAACAACCTGTCGGTACGCGGGGGTAAATGCCGGTCTCGCCACAATCGTCGGCGCGGGTATCGACACGTACTGGCCTTCTGCCTTCCCGGCTGAAGTCACGGGAACCATCCTTGCTCGGGTCGTGGGTCGGCCCGAAGAAACCGAGCAGATGCACACGCTCGTGGTCCGCGTTCTCGGACCGGACATGACACCGTCGGCTGATCCCCTTGAAGCCCAGTTTCAGACTGATCTGTCACCCGCTCACTATCCAGGTTGGGAACAGCAGGTCCTACTGCCAAT
This window encodes:
- a CDS encoding aspartate aminotransferase family protein, yielding MTSARTPDELGELARRHLWMHFARLGAYDDNHPVNIITRGEGCYVWDATGKRLFDGLSGLFAVQVGHGRADLAEAARRQAEQLAYFPIWNYAHPPAIELAARVAELAPGDLNRVFFTSGGSEAVESAWKLARQYFRAIGQGQRHKVIAREIAYHGTTLGALAITGIPALRTPFEPLTPGASHVPNTNRYRHPHGDDEKAFMLDVTDAIEARILFEGPDTVAAVFLEPLQNGGGCFVPPEGYFQRVREICDKYGVLLVSDEVICAFGRLGEMFGCERYDYLPDMITCAKGLTSGYSPLGAVICRDALAEPFLAEPDSSFLHGITFAGHPVSCAVALANLDVFEQERVLDNVRTHEPELQARLERLRDIPIVGDVRGGGYFWAIELVRDQATKETFPKDERERLLRGYLAPRFYEAGLICRTDDRGHPIVQLAPPLIAGPAEFDFIEATLRTVLTDAWKEMGPS
- a CDS encoding glycoside hydrolase family 15 protein, coding for MSQPPIADYALLSDCHSAALVSRDGSVDWLCFPRFDSPSVFGRILDERAGHWSIHPTADSEVSRRYVDDTMVLETTFRTATGTVTLVDALAVGRNERGHELGADAPSALLRRITGVSGETEVAMTYAPRPEYGLIHPLLDLVDGGVTARGGADVLALGSSVPLAVDESSARATFTVREDETVLFALEHKTTSEDPPRLWPSDEIAERLADTAAAWHTWSELHQAYEGPWHDLVHHSGRVLYALTYFPTGAICAAPTTSLPETPGGSRNWDYRYAWVRDASFTIQALWVAACPDEADKFFDFMSGAAASLVRRGGDLQIMFGIGGERDLTERELPHLAGWRNSAPVRVGNGAWNQRQLDVYGELLDAVYRLPEQLDRLAPSTRQFLADLADTAAARWYEQDQGIWEVRGAPRDFLYSKLMCWVALDRAILLADRFGTADRVDDWTRMRGEIADAILTRGWNEAAGAFTQSFGSVDLDASNLMMPIVGFIPASDPRMLATINATAERLTDKHGLVYRYLAHDGLEGEEGTFLLCTFWLAQALALAGEVERARETFERAIVYVNDVGLLAEEVDAETGELLGNFPQAFSHIGLINAAWAISQAE
- a CDS encoding DUF4230 domain-containing protein, which produces MPTLLKDSTHPSAGPDQSNQEVTVRVVADGGRRRRPRLSSIVSLVVVGALAVGVLAIAGVLTGILDIGNPFATSSVDRSSPALLKELNNLSSYSAAQARFQQTIDVEDDVSILPSFIAGERTTFLANGTVDATVDFSALSTGAVQPRGDGAVTITLPEPRVNPAVIDPKTSRVVGRERGIVNRLGGIFSDNPTSEQRFYVLAQDKLGTAARHSHLVQRAERNTTKMLQGFLGRLGYTDVNVVYTSPTAAARSAG